TTAGTCTTCTGAAGTATGAGAGACTGCGAGTATATGTCATCTTGGCAAAACTGTCGCACATCAGATCGGATTTTGAGGTTGCATTATCTCGATGGAGTGAAGCGATGCAGGCACTTCAAGAGTTTTCCTTGGTCGATGGACAAGTACAGACTATCATATCAGCGTCAATGGCTGACGTGTTGGATGCCCAAGGTCACAACTGGTTAACGCGAGAATCTCCTCGCAGGGCGTCACTGAATGAGCTGGCAAAACCTGAAGGCGTTCCGCATTGGATTGCTGGTTTTCGACAATGGGCAGATTATTTGCAATCTCGGGGTCGACATGACTTATAGTTTTGTCTGGGGTTGACCAAAAGTCAATGATGATATTATGAGTAAGGTATATATGTTGGAATTGAGATACCCTATATCAAGGTCGTTGGTTGGATTGGTTACCCTCGCGGTAATAAACACGACACGATAACGTAGAAGGAAAAGTTTCATGGTCTAGAACGCGTGTTTCAAGTAGTGCGTAGCAATTTGGAGATCAAGGGCAGAAAAGGGGTTAAGTTGTCCGTGTACCTAATGTTTAGTGTCGTTTGTTTGGAGCTGGAGCCACATTCGAGGGAGCCCCGGCCCCTGTGTGGCTGCAGTAGCCACATCTACCATATCTTGAGGTACTGTATTGTTTCTGATATAGAGATAAGGTACAGAGGCATGGAGTCGGAAACAATGCAGTTATGATTCACTTACAGAAGCCTCATGACAAGCCATTGCAGATCTCGAATGCCAAACACGTTTGCGGGAGCTGAAACCAGTCGAGCTGCTCTCAAAGAGCTATCGCCAATGGTTGATATTCATAGGTCTAATGGCGCCTGCTGAAGCTCTGTTCTGAGCCTAGCGCTGCGGGGACGCCAGGGGATCTTCACGGCCGGGGCCGGGTTTGATTCGCTGCAGGGGTAAAGGGATGTTAGGGAGACCATCCACTGGGCTGACGCTGACATGCCCCGTTAGACGGGAGGTCAGAGACAGGAACGAACCGAAGAGGCCACTGTAGCTacaatttttttttttggaaGAGCCCCGAGGAACCTGACGGGACCTGGAAGGAAACGGGTACGACGCTGGACGCGACTGTTCGTATCGTACTGCAACCATCAATTTACCTATCACCATTTATAGGTGCAGTCTCAGCCCGCATAAGGTAATTGCTAGCTGAGGTGGTGCTAAAATATCCCCtgaagcttcatcatccctcttcttcccacttccctttttattttcttactCCTTGCAAACTATCGCCCAACAtccattcttcttcccccCAGGCTTTTTTACATCGCCTATCGTCCGTTGATATCCGTATCATAACGGCGGTCTGCGATTGAGTTTTGGGtccttttttctctttcattTTCTATTCTTGTTCACTTTCTGTTTAACCAAGAACCGGCCATCGATGAGGCATCTCTAGATCCTCCCGGTCTCTGTTatagctcttcttcatcaactctcgTTACATCGAACGAACGATTTGGACATAACGTCCCCTAGCGATCGAATCGACTCGAATTCCATATTGATACTCGATTACCATGGCTCGTACGAGGGGCAAGAGCCCCCAACCGCCAGTCAAGGTCCCGACGCCTGTGACCGAGAAGCAGCAACCTTTTgcagctcctcctcctcctcagccgCAGACCACTGCTGTcaccaccaagtccaagtccaagaacaagaacaccaaGAACACTTCGTACCAGTccgatggtgttgaggataacgatgtcttcctccttcccCTCTCCGACTACTGGGTAGCCTTGGCCCTCATCCTCGTTGCTACCATTGTTCGCGTGTACAAGATCTATCAGCCCACAAGCGTTGTCTTCGACGAGGTCCAGTGCGTCCCCCCAGCCAGCTGAAGCTCTGTTGCAGCTTCCACCCCGTCTATTCCATCAATGCGCTAACTCATATATCAAGCTTCGGTGGTTTTGCTACAAAGTATATCAAGGGCAAGTTCTTCATGGACGTTCACCCTCCTCTGGCCAAGATGCTTATTGCCCTTACCGGATGGCTTGCTGGTTTTGATGGAAGCTTCGACTTTAAGGAGATTGGCAAGGACTACATTGAGCCTGGTGTTCCCTATGTCGCGATGCGAATGTTCCCTGCTATCTGCGGTATTCTCTTGGTTCCCTGCATGTTCTTTACTCTCAAGGCTGTTGGTTGCCGCACAATGACTGCTACCATGGGAGCTGGCCTGATTATCTTCGGTTCGTATCTCTCCTGGCCCTTCAACTGACTCGGAAAGACTATTGCTAACTATTTGCAGAGAACGGTCTTCTTACCCAGGCTCgtctcatccttctcgatTCGCCCCTTGTCGCCGCGACCGCTTTCACCGTCCTCGCCTTTTCTTGCTTCACCAACCAGCACGAGCTTGGCCCTTCCAAGGCTTTCCAACTGAGCTGGTGGTTCTGGCTTGTTCTTACTGGTCTTGGCCTGGGTATCACCGTCAGCATCAAGTGGGTTGGACTCTTCACCATTGCTTGGGTTGGATCCCtcactcttcttcaactctggGTCCTTCTCGGTGACAACAAGAACGTGTCCATGGTAAGCACTTGATTAATATACGCATATGAACATGGTTACTGACGGATGAACAGCGTCTTTTCACTAAGCACTTTATGGCTCGTGTCTTCtgtctcatcatcattccTCTCACCTTCTACATGGCCATGTTCGCCATCCACTTCGTCTGCCTCAAGAACCCTGGTGACGGTGATGGCTTCATGAGCTCCGAGTTCCAGGCCACTCTCAATAACAAGCGTATGAAGGATGTCCCCGCCGATGTCATCATGGGCAGCCGTGTCACCATCCGCCATGTCAACACTCAGGGTGGTTACCTCCACTCTCATCCTCTCATGTACCCTACCGGTagcaagcagcagcagatcaCCCTGTACCCTCACAAGGACGACAACAACGTGTGGCTCCTTGAGAACCAGACTCAGCCTCTTGGAATTGATGGCCAGCCCATCAATGGCACCAAGGCCTGGGACGCCCTTCCTGAGCCTCAGTACATCACCGACGGTACCGTCCTTCGTCTTTACCATGGTCCCACTCATCGCCGCCTTCACTCTCATGACGTTCGCCCACCTATCACTGAGGCCGACTGGCAAAATGAGGTTTCTGCCTACGGTTACGAAGGATTTGAGGGAGATGCCAACGATTTCTTCCGTGTTGAGATtgtgaagaagaagacatatGGATCTGTTGCAAAGGAGCGTCTTCGTACTATCGAGTCCAAGTTCCGTCTTGTTCACGTCATGACTGGCTGTGTTCTGTTCTCCCACAAAGTCAAGCTCCCTGATTGGGCCTCTGAACAACAGGAGGTTACTTGCGCCCGAGGCGGAACTCTTCCCAACAGTCTGTGGTATATCGAGGGCAACTCTCACCCTCAGTTGCAGGGCGATGTCGAGAAGGTCAACTACCGCAACCCTGGTTTCTTCGGCAAGTTCTGGGAGCTTCAGAAGGTCATGTGGCGAACAAACGCCGGTCTCACTGACTCTCACGCCTGGGATTCTCGCCCCGAGTCGTGGCCGATTCTCCGCCGTGGCATCAACTTCTGGGGTCGTCAGCATAAGCAGGTTTATCTCCTCGGAAACCCCATCATTTGGTGGTCTTCCAGCGTTGCCGTTGCCATCTGGGTCGTCTTCAAGGCCATTGCTGTTCTCCGCTGGCAGCGCAGCTGCAACGACTACGCCAACACTACCTTCAAGCGATTTGACTACGAGATTGGTACTTCAGTTCTCGGCTGGGCTCTGCACTACTTCCCCTTCTACCTGATGAAGCGTCAACTTTTCCTTCATCACTATTTCCCTGCTCTCTACTTTGCGATCATTGCTTTGTGCCAGCTCTTTGACTACGCCACTGCCCGCATCCCCGGAGCTGGTGCTCGCGATACCGCTTTGATCAACCGTATTGCTACTGTCGCATTCCTTGTCCTGTCGACTGCCGTCTTCATGCTCTACTCTCCCCTTGCCTACGGAAGCCCGTGGACCAAGGCCGACTGCAAGCGCATGAAGCTTTTCAACAGCTGGGACTTCGACTGCAACACCTTTTATGATAGCGTGAGTTTCACCGCGAACATTAACAAGATATGAACCTTGACTGACATCATTCACAGTATGACAAGTACAGCGAAGTCCCCTCCATCAGCTCGTCTGTAGTCCCTACCACCTCAGCCGCCAAGAACGTTGAGCCCAAGCAGGAGGAGGCCCCTGTCTCCCAGAAGCAGGAAGAGGCTGTCATCTCTGGAGCTCCCCCTGCTCCTGATCAGGCCCAGGTTGAGCACCGAGTTGTTGCtaaggaggagaaggtgGAGTATCGTGACCAGGATGGCAACCTTCTCGACCCTGAGGAGgtcaaggctcttgaggGCAAGGTTGAGTTCAAGACCAAGTATGAAACCAAGACAcgtgttgttgatgagcaggGCAACGAAGTCCAAGAGCCTGTTGAGGGCTGGGATCAGAACCTCGCTGGTGTTGCTCCTCCTCACCCCGACGTCGAGGGTGTCAACAGCGAGACCGTTCAGGGCAAGGATGAAGGTGCCGCCGCTCCTCAAGATGTGGCTGCCAGCAAGGACGgtgagaaggaggctgaagaggccaaggctAAGCCTGCCAGTGAGAACCAGCAGGATGCCACCATTAAGGAAGAGTTGTAAAGTGCCTTAGGCCTCCGTCTCGCCCAGCAACATTTCCAGGTCACTAATAACCCTCCCTTTGCTCTACAACCGACCTCATTTAAATCTCGTCACAATTCATGTAACATGTACTCTATCACTTACGACTTATGGAGGGAGGATGGGAAAATCCCTGGTGGCCTGATATTAGAAGGCTGGAAAGGAGAAAGCAATGTCTTGTTCTGAAAGTGAGATATTATAGAAAACATCTAAAAAGAAGGAGGGGAGACGAGGTTACGCggaaccagaaccagaacgTCTAGCAATGACGTACTCTCATTTGTTGGCTTATGTCGAGGGTAATACTGTGGCATCGGTACGATTGGCAGCGATGTACACATTTATCACATAATACATTTTCATGTTCAAGTTTGAGTCTTGTCTAATTTGTAGTGAAGAATGCATAATCGTAGTGTTCCTGATACAACTTCATTAGTGCAAGCCTCAAGAAGCTATTGAGAGTCCATTAGCCAGAGAGTTCAAGTGGATACCAGAGAGTGTTACAAAGGACAAGTCTGTTGTAGTTGGTATCATATCTATTACTACTACAACTAAAGGGCATCGTCAGAGGGCATGCTTGACGGCCTTGAGTAATCTATTGTGTAAGAATGCCAAGGCATGCCTGCGTATTGTGCGCTCTTGTTGCGCAATATCAGCAACCCAATCATGAACGCTCTGGATAACAAGAAAAAGCAGAGGACAAGTACGTCATTCCAAAAAGAAAGGCCCATTTCCCATGTCGTTGCGCCGCCCCGAATGAATGATGCGCATATTTCCATCATACGCCAGCAATGAAATTCCCACCTGAGAAGAACGCACGCAGTCCATAAACGACCAAATGATTGCTTGCTTCCAAtccttccatccatccaattTCCGTGCCATATTCGTTCAAAAAGGAAATATTAGGGGCCGATCCAACATCCCCTGAGCTCATAATAGTTGATCCCACCAGCCCATAGAGTAGTAGCACCGAAAAGGTGCAACCCAAAACAATGCATGCGATCCTGTAGCTCAAAATAGTATACATAGTCATACACAAAGTCCACAGTGGCGTCGGTATCACCGACTCCAAGGGACTTTGAAGGATGTGAGATTCTTAATCCGTAGTCGGAATCGTGATAGATAGTCGCTTCGTTTCCTCCGAGCCAGAGTTGCTCTTCACATCGAGACTCTGGACGGAGCTGCGCACACTCCTGGCTCCATCAGTTTGCATAGGAGGTGTGTGTGGCTCCTCGATCGGGCCACTCTTGGTTGTATCGCTTCGTGTCCGTTCTATCGTCATCGGTGGTGTTTGAAAGCCAGGAACTTCGAGATGGTCAGACCTTACACTGCCGTCATGGCTGTTACGCGGGCTCTTTTCCATGTCGACAGAGAGGGGCGCCGGAATGCATGGAAtaacaccaccaccaatgcGAGACCAGAACATCTGCTCCCTGAGTCGTACACTCTCCTCCCAGGCAGCTTTCTCATGATCCTCATTGTCCGCTCGCCAATGACCATCCTTAACCATACgcaagaagcccaagaagtCACAAGTTGACCGTACGCGAGTCAGGCAGTACTTGCACAACGGGTGCCGTTGAGCGGAATCAGTCTCACTAGTTCTGAATCGATGGTTTCGTAAATACTGAGGGTCCTTGCGTGAATCACCGCAGAGTGCACATGGGTAAAATTGCGGCTTTGTCAGCGCCACAAGACTGCCAGTGGTTGGTACGGGCTCAACCACCAGAGATCCGTCAGCGATGGCGGCGATAACGGATCGACGAGCCAGCCATGACAAGCCTGGAGCCATATCTAGACGAAGTGTAGGCTCGATATCTTCAGCCAGAACTCGCTTGTAAAACTTTGTTTCCTTCAAGCTTGGCAGAGGGGTAGCTGATGCATTTGAAGCAGCGCTGACGGTAGAGGCCGGTGTGTTGGGAGACTGAGGTGCACTTCCGGCCCCAGCAATAGGTGTGCCAAGCGAGGTAGTTGAGGCGTTGGAGGGATGGGCGCTCGATATTGAACCACCAAGGCCAAAGCCAGTCAGAGCATTCAGAGCACCGACTGAACCTGAAGAAACGCGGCTGCCAGGGCGATTTCGAGAAGTCCGTGCGAGTATAAGAAAATCGTCATATGACGACAAATCGGTTCGCAAAACGGGTTGGAGAAGATGCGAGAAGCTGGTCGGGTGAGCAGGCTCGACGGAAGCGCTCCAGAGTGAAGCAGCAGGCTCCTCGGTTGAAGACCGAAGATCGTCACGAGTATCAGGTTTCGTCAAGCCGGGAGAAGAGGGAGCAGTGGGGTTATTATGATCTCCTCGTTCCGAAGCCATATGTTCCATAACGTGCTTGAGCTCGACGAGTTGCTCCTGTTGAGATTTTAGAATGCTCTCAGTATCGGCAAGCTGAGACTTGAGTTGGTCATTCTTGCGTTGAAGAGCCTCATGGTCAGCCTTTGCCTCTTCCTTGGCAGCAATCACCAtcttgtttgcttcctcaaACAATGCAGCTGTAAGATTCTCGAGCTCCTgctcgatcttcttcttttccaatTCTGTGTCAAGTCGCTTTTGACGTTCCGCGGCAACCTTGGCCTGCCACACCTTCTTTTCGTCCTCAACGGTGTGCTTGCGAACCCACACGTCACCAGCCAACATTTCGCGTTGTGAGGCATTTTGAGTCTCAAGCATGCGGATTCGTTCCCGTGCAGCATCAAGTTCGTGGCGAGCGGCGGATAATGAGTCGTCCAGGACGGTTTGGTGATTAATGGCGTTGATGAGCTTATTACTGAGGGTGGCGACTTCGTCATTCAAATCGGGGTGATGACTGGGAGTCGCGACACCGCTGTCATCGGCCGGGCTCATAGCACGACTTCGAGGATCAGGTATTGtgctcatctcatctccaaAATCTGTAGGCGGGTTCGGTGAGACAATCGGTAGATGtgtcgaggaggaagatTTAATCGGGGTGTGGTCCGGAGTGAGCGAAGGCGTTCGAGGGTGATAGCTAGGGGTCGCTGCGATGGAGGAGAGAGATCGAAAATGACCTAATGACCGCCGGGACGCTGGCGATTTTGTCGCGAGTGGTTGACCCCAAccggcggcggcggcggcggacATTGGAATAAATCTACAACGCGTAAGCTCAAAGCCGACAGGATGTGGTGGCCAAGTTTGGTGATAGAGTTCGGGCTGGAGAGTATGTGTAACGGAacgagagaagaaggtgcAAGCGGGCGCGGAGAACGGAGGTATCCTGAGTCAAGAATTCAAGGTGGCAATGATGGCAACGTACGAGTCCATTGTGATCGGGCGTATGTGTGTCAGTTGAATACGTCCTGTGCTCTCGGCCCGGGCAGAGAAAGACGTGACCTGACCTGGCGTGACAGGTCAAGATGAGACGACAAGTCCGTTGCGAGACCGACCAGACGTGGAAAAGTCAATCCCTCAGAGAGTTTGGAGAGGGAATGGAGAGAGATGGGCGGACCCTCCGGAGCCGACGAGTGACGACAAGCCAGTCCAATCCAGTCAGGGAAACGGCCGTGAGTGCCAAACGGGGGACGACGGAcgggagctggagctggagctggagttgGAGGGCGGCGAGGCAAGTGAGAGATCCAAGCGAGTGACTGTGAGACCTCGGGGCCTGAGACAAGATGAGCCACGTTCCACCTCTGAGAAGCCGATGGGTTGATAGTGTCGAGAAATGCTGTGGCTTGTTTAATTCGATTACTGTTGCCAGGCTCTGGCAGCAGGCACGAAGAGCGTAAaatgagaaaagagaaagacgAGAGGGAAAATGAGAGATCCTGGTATGTACGAATACGTGGGTATTGTATGGTAAGGTACCGTCCGTACTGAACCTGAACCGTACGGTAGCAGTGTAGCACGGGCGGCCGCGGTCCCTGGTTCTCCGCAAGCTTgtgagatggagatgggTCCTAATCCGACAAAGTCCCAGAAGTCGTGTCGTATCGTATCGGTCGCGGATCGTAATTGGGAGGTGGAGTCGTTTGGGAAAGTCGTTTGACGATGTAATGATGCAGACGAAGCAAAAAATAGAACAGACCAAGATATTTTGATTCAGAAATATCCAGGGACTTGAAAGGCAAGAAGGGGTTCAATTCAGATTGGTTAGGAACGACCATGTGTATCATGAATCGTGCCTTCTTGCATGTTCCCCTTCCTTTTCGCCTCACTCGTCTTTCCAATCTCGACTCGCTGATGGAAGGAGCATCAGTGCAGTACGCCCCAGGCATGTACCTCTTTGATGCCGACCAGTCATGCAGCAGAGATCTAGCAGGGAAGGAGAGACGCGATGGGGTCGAGGCCTTGGCTCCTCCAACCAAACTCTTAGAGGAACCGCCTGCGCCACGAACCATCTGCTGACGCCACGCTATCACATCGCAGGCGCTTGCCGATGAGTTAATCCTTGTTGGGAATAGCCAATGCTCACGGTTGCTGCGGTGGTCGATTTGTCGATACCTGAGAGCGAAGTAGACCTTA
The window above is part of the Fusarium oxysporum f. sp. lycopersici 4287 chromosome 8, whole genome shotgun sequence genome. Proteins encoded here:
- a CDS encoding dolichyl-phosphate-mannose-protein mannosyltransferase, translated to MARTRGKSPQPPVKVPTPVTEKQQPFAAPPPPQPQTTAVTTKSKSKNKNTKNTSYQSDGVEDNDVFLLPLSDYWVALALILVATIVRVYKIYQPTSVVFDEVHFGGFATKYIKGKFFMDVHPPLAKMLIALTGWLAGFDGSFDFKEIGKDYIEPGVPYVAMRMFPAICGILLVPCMFFTLKAVGCRTMTATMGAGLIIFENGLLTQARLILLDSPLVAATAFTVLAFSCFTNQHELGPSKAFQLSWWFWLVLTGLGLGITVSIKWVGLFTIAWVGSLTLLQLWVLLGDNKNVSMRLFTKHFMARVFCLIIIPLTFYMAMFAIHFVCLKNPGDGDGFMSSEFQATLNNKRMKDVPADVIMGSRVTIRHVNTQGGYLHSHPLMYPTGSKQQQITLYPHKDDNNVWLLENQTQPLGIDGQPINGTKAWDALPEPQYITDGTVLRLYHGPTHRRLHSHDVRPPITEADWQNEVSAYGYEGFEGDANDFFRVEIVKKKTYGSVAKERLRTIESKFRLVHVMTGCVLFSHKVKLPDWASEQQEVTCARGGTLPNSLWYIEGNSHPQLQGDVEKVNYRNPGFFGKFWELQKVMWRTNAGLTDSHAWDSRPESWPILRRGINFWGRQHKQVYLLGNPIIWWSSSVAVAIWVVFKAIAVLRWQRSCNDYANTTFKRFDYEIGTSVLGWALHYFPFYLMKRQLFLHHYFPALYFAIIALCQLFDYATARIPGAGARDTALINRIATVAFLVLSTAVFMLYSPLAYGSPWTKADCKRMKLFNSWDFDCNTFYDSYDKYSEVPSISSSVVPTTSAAKNVEPKQEEAPVSQKQEEAVISGAPPAPDQAQVEHRVVAKEEKVEYRDQDGNLLDPEEVKALEGKVEFKTKYETKTRVVDEQGNEVQEPVEGWDQNLAGVAPPHPDVEGVNSETVQGKDEGAAAPQDVAASKDGEKEAEEAKAKPASENQQDATIKEEL
- a CDS encoding hypothetical protein (At least one base has a quality score < 10); amino-acid sequence: MDSFIPMSAAAAAGWGQPLATKSPASRRSLGHFRSLSSIAATPSYHPRTPSLTPDHTPIKSSSSTHLPIVSPNPPTDFGDEMSTIPDPRSRAMSPADDSGVATPSHHPDLNDEVATLSNKLINAINHQTVLDDSLSAARHELDAARERIRMLETQNASQREMLAGDVWVRKHTVEDEKKVWQAKVAAERQKRLDTELEKKKIEQELENLTAALFEEANKMVIAAKEEAKADHEALQRKNDQLKSQLADTESILKSQQEQLVELKHVMEHMASERGDHNNPTAPSSPGLTKPDTRDDLRSSTEEPAASLWSASVEPAHPTSFSHLLQPVLRTDLSSYDDFLILARTSRNRPGSRVSSGSVGALNALTGFGLGGSISSAHPSNASTTSLGTPIAGAGSAPQSPNTPASTVSAASNASATPLPSLKETKFYKRVLAEDIEPTLRLDMAPGLSWLARRSVIAAIADGSLVVEPVPTTGSLVALTKPQFYPCALCGDSRKDPQYLRNHRFRTSETDSAQRHPLCKYCLTRVRSTCDFLGFLRMVKDGHWRADNEDHEKAAWEESVRLREQMFWSRIGGGVIPCIPAPLSVDMEKSPRNSHDGSVRSDHLEVPGFQTPPMTIERTRSDTTKSGPIEEPHTPPMQTDGARSVRSSVQSLDVKSNSGSEETKRLSITIPTTD